The nucleotide window TAGCCGTTCGCCATTAGGTTGTAAAGAAGGATGAGACACCTGCCCGACGTGCTACAATTCTAAATTTTATTAATTTAATTTACGTTCGAGTCATCAATCTTCATCAGTTGACCGAGGAGATGAATGACCTAAAATAAGACTTTCCGCTGTCGCTAAAAAATTATTTTCATTGGCAACATGAATATCATGTAAACTAGTCAATTCCTGAGTTAGTTGCTCCCGAATTCCTAAAATGACTAATAACGAACAGTCTTTAGGAATTGATAAAACACTGCGCATTTTTGAATATTTAGTAACATGATTTTGATAATCTCCAGTTTTACACTCAATCCAAAAGGGTTTATTATTAACTAAAAATAAAATATCTAACTCAAAGTCTTCACCATTTTGCAAAACAATTTGCGGATTTAAAATACTCTTGTAAGCTTGTTTGCTTTGCCGAAGTAGCTGACAGAGACTTAAATAAATATAACGCTCAAACCAGCCACCCGTAATAAAATTAATCACTAAGCCCTTCTTTTGCGGAGAGGCATATAACATTTTATTTTTCCGGTCATACTGATAAGAGGACAAAAAAGCATAGTCGCTCATGCGGCTACAGAACTGAGTAGTATAGGTAATTTCAGTTTTACTCCGCGAGGCAAGATTAACTGATAAATTTTGTCCTTTAGAAAAACTCCGTTTTAATTGGATATAAAAATAACTTAAATCAGAATATTTTTCTCCTAAGTAAATAGCTAACTTATTAAAAACTTCTTCATTGTCGTCAGGAATATGATACTTTTGTACTGTAATTCCTTGATGAACCAACCAATTAATAACTTCGCGGTCTTCAGCAATTGCTTGCGCTTGATGAGAATTATTTTGAGAAAAAGAGGAAGTAATTAGCGCTGTTTCAGCACTGCTGATATCTTGAGATAACTCTTGTAAATGATCCTGAAAGAGTTGGACTTGTTCTTGGAGGAATTGTAAGCGTTCTTCAGGAGAATTAATCGTTGCTGGTTTTGAGTGTTGATTAGATTCTTGACGCGTCAACGAATATGTACCGATAATTGAACCCGTTGTACTTCCAATGAGGACAGCAATTTTTCCACGATTTGGAAATAAAATGGTAACTAAAATTCCACAACTTAATGTTAAGGTTGGCAGGATAAGAAAGTTAGTAACTTTTGAGTTCATTACTCTGTCCTTAGTAATGGAAAAACAAGCGCAAAATTAGCGTGACTCCCTCTCTGGATAAGAGATGATAATCTGATTACAGTGTACAAACAGTCAAAAAGGTGTGCAGTATCAACGGTTTGTCATTAACCTTAAACAGCAACAAGGAACAATCATTCACTTGAATGACGCTCAGACACACTATTTACGGCGCGTGTTACGATTAGACGTGGGAGATCGCGCTGTAGCCATGACCGGCAAAGGAACAGCTTGGCTTGTTCAGTTGACTGCTGACAATGCAGAAATTATTGCCCCCATTGAAATTCAAACTGAACTTCCCGTCAACGTCACACTGCTGGTGTCATTACCCAAACAAGGCATTGATGAAATTGTCCGTTGTTGTACCGAAATTGGTGTAACAACTATCATTCCTATTTTGAGTCAAAGAACACTACTGAAGCCCAGTGCTAATAAGTTAACCCGTTGGCAGCGCATCGCACAAGAAGCAGCGGAACAATCGGAACGCGCGATCGTGCCGACAATTCAGGAACCGATTCCCTTATCCGCAGCCCTCAGCAACTCTAGTCCAATTTCCGCACATTGTTACTTTTGTACCGCCCGCTACGATGTTCCGTTATTCAGTACCGTGTTATCCGGTCAACTGGCATTTGGAGACTCCGTTATCATTGCAACGGGTTGCGAAGGCGGATGGACTGAGTTAGAAATTCTCGAAGCCGAGGAAGCGCAGTTTCAACTGGTTTCTCTAGGAAGACGGATCTTGCGTGCGGTAACAGCACCCATCACTGCCATGAGTCTGATTGCAAGCTTCTCTGAAAGAATACAGCCTGATTAGTCAATCAGAGACATGGCTTTTTCATATTTTTTTTAGGAACAACTTCTCAAATAACCTTCCAAGTTGGGTATAATATCGAGTTGATGATGATGAAAATAACCTCTTGACTCATTCCTAAACCAGTAGTCAAGTTTCTGTTCCAGTAAAGAATGAAAATTTTGCAGATTGGTAAGGGATGGTTTCCAGAAGAACCGGGTGGATTGAATCGCTACTACTACGACTGCATGAAGTACCTGCCCAAAGCTGGTATTCAGATAAGCGGTTTAGTCGCTGGTTCCTCGAATGTCATGGAAAATGCTCAAGGTCAGATCCAAGCCTTTGCCCCCAGTTCTTCATCTCTTCTCCGGCGCTGGCGTGGAGTCCGACAAGCAACTCAGCAGCAATTTTCACTCACT belongs to Cyanobacteria bacterium GSL.Bin1 and includes:
- a CDS encoding 16S rRNA (uracil(1498)-N(3))-methyltransferase gives rise to the protein MQYQRFVINLKQQQGTIIHLNDAQTHYLRRVLRLDVGDRAVAMTGKGTAWLVQLTADNAEIIAPIEIQTELPVNVTLLVSLPKQGIDEIVRCCTEIGVTTIIPILSQRTLLKPSANKLTRWQRIAQEAAEQSERAIVPTIQEPIPLSAALSNSSPISAHCYFCTARYDVPLFSTVLSGQLAFGDSVIIATGCEGGWTELEILEAEEAQFQLVSLGRRILRAVTAPITAMSLIASFSERIQPD
- a CDS encoding DUF1887 family protein produces the protein MNSKVTNFLILPTLTLSCGILVTILFPNRGKIAVLIGSTTGSIIGTYSLTRQESNQHSKPATINSPEERLQFLQEQVQLFQDHLQELSQDISSAETALITSSFSQNNSHQAQAIAEDREVINWLVHQGITVQKYHIPDDNEEVFNKLAIYLGEKYSDLSYFYIQLKRSFSKGQNLSVNLASRSKTEITYTTQFCSRMSDYAFLSSYQYDRKNKMLYASPQKKGLVINFITGGWFERYIYLSLCQLLRQSKQAYKSILNPQIVLQNGEDFELDILFLVNNKPFWIECKTGDYQNHVTKYSKMRSVLSIPKDCSLLVILGIREQLTQELTSLHDIHVANENNFLATAESLILGHSSPRSTDED